In Silene latifolia isolate original U9 population chromosome 3, ASM4854445v1, whole genome shotgun sequence, a single window of DNA contains:
- the LOC141646837 gene encoding protein S40-6-like has product MENRNWRPYRRSEEYQEEDVWNVIKDNREVVGIKIDESRTPTSPLSISRRLPSAARMIPRSHKHENHDSDGVKLVKQHSAPVSIPDWPKIYGKSPKRKDDSHHSNHGGDESDDDDEVDDDAVDDPRLPPHEWLAKKYARSKTSSFSVCEGAGRTLKGRDLCKVRDAVLSKTGFL; this is encoded by the coding sequence ATGGAGAACAGAAACTGGAGACCTTACAGAAGAAGTGAAGAATACCAGGAAGAAGATGTATGGAATGTCATCAAAGATAACAGAGAAGTTGTTGGTATTAAAATTGATGAATCAAgaactcctacatctcctcttTCGATATCAAGACGTCTTCCAAGCGCAGCGAGAATGATTCCACGGTCCCACAAACATGAAAACCATGACAGTGATGGGGTCAAACTGGTGAAACAGCATTCTGCTCCTGTCAGCATTCCTGACTGGCCCAAGATTTACGGAAAAAGTCCGAAAAGGAAGGATGACAGTCATCATTCTAATCATGGTGGAGAcgaaagtgatgatgatgacgaggtcGATGATGATGCTGTAGATGACCCTAGATTGCCTCCACATGAATGGCTGGCAAAGAAGTATGCAAGGAGCAAAACTTCGTCGTTTTCGGTATGTGAGGGAGCTGGAAGAACTCTGAAAGGAAGAGATCTGTGTAAGGTAAGGGATGCTGTTTTGTCTAAAACTGGTTTCCTCTGA
- the LOC141646839 gene encoding uncharacterized protein LOC141646839 isoform X1, which yields MSRFIAKIVGIFSNRTMVGIDKTGNRYFARNEVIDGVMKEKRWVVFKGEQEPTSVPVEWICWLNGQRKRAPTAEEMAEMEARREQVRQNVARLKKEEEERRAVQGTIHRQKIPGKASGPDLQSFLQQVRSEDDDHDETSVAAGSTSEAESKNEKTVQPQEAVEPQTTEPTGSGSSFQPGVWKPPS from the exons ATGTCAAGATTTATAGCAAAGATAGTTGGAATATTCAGCAATAGAACAATGGTGGGCATTGATAAAACTGGGAATCGTTATTTTGCTAGAAATGAAGTTATTGATGGTGTCA TGAAAGAGAAGAGGTGGGTGGTTTTTAAAGGAGAACAAGAGCCTACTTCAGTTCCAG TTGAATGGATATGTTGGCTTAATGGGCAGCGCAAAAGAGCTCCTACCGCAGAG GAGATGGCTGAAATGGAGGCAAGACGAGAACAAGTCAGACAAAACGTAGCGC GTTTAAAGAAAGAAGAGGAAGAAAGAAGAGCCGTTCAAGGCACTATTCATCGTCAAAAGATTCCAG GTAAAGCTAGTGGCCCTGACTTGCAGAGCTTCCTTCAGCAAGTTCGCTCAGAAG ATGATGACCATGACGAAACGTCTGTTGCGGCTGGAAGTACAAG CGAAGCTGAATCAAAGAACGAGAAGACAGTTCAACCTCAGGAAGCTGTTGAACCACA GACAACAGAGCCTACAGGTTCAGGCTCATCTTTCCAACCAGGAGTTTGGAAGCCACCATCATAG
- the LOC141646839 gene encoding uncharacterized protein LOC141646839 isoform X2 yields MKLLMVSVMKEKRWVVFKGEQEPTSVPVEWICWLNGQRKRAPTAEEMAEMEARREQVRQNVARLKKEEEERRAVQGTIHRQKIPGKASGPDLQSFLQQVRSEDDDHDETSVAAGSTSEAESKNEKTVQPQEAVEPQTTEPTGSGSSFQPGVWKPPS; encoded by the exons ATGAAGTTATTGATGGTGTCAGTAA TGAAAGAGAAGAGGTGGGTGGTTTTTAAAGGAGAACAAGAGCCTACTTCAGTTCCAG TTGAATGGATATGTTGGCTTAATGGGCAGCGCAAAAGAGCTCCTACCGCAGAG GAGATGGCTGAAATGGAGGCAAGACGAGAACAAGTCAGACAAAACGTAGCGC GTTTAAAGAAAGAAGAGGAAGAAAGAAGAGCCGTTCAAGGCACTATTCATCGTCAAAAGATTCCAG GTAAAGCTAGTGGCCCTGACTTGCAGAGCTTCCTTCAGCAAGTTCGCTCAGAAG ATGATGACCATGACGAAACGTCTGTTGCGGCTGGAAGTACAAG CGAAGCTGAATCAAAGAACGAGAAGACAGTTCAACCTCAGGAAGCTGTTGAACCACA GACAACAGAGCCTACAGGTTCAGGCTCATCTTTCCAACCAGGAGTTTGGAAGCCACCATCATAG
- the LOC141646850 gene encoding aconitate hydratase, cytoplasmic produces the protein MIVSKSSSSSTSPLLRAARHRFVSTLSSPSITSQPSIKSSSISAVRSNNPVTGRRNLSYSSALRSTRCSFPRWSHGVDWRSPVALRSQLTASSPSLVERFQRKIATMASENPFKGIYTSLPKPGGGEFGKYYSLTALNDPRIDKLPYSIRILLESAIRNCDGFQVTKDDVEKIIDWENSAPKLVEIPFKPARVLLQDFTGVPAVVDLAAMRDAMNNLKNDANKINPLVPVDLVIDHSVQVDVAGTPNAVQANMDLEFQRNKERFGFLKWGSTAFRNMLVVPPGSGIVHQVNLEYLGRVVFNTDGLLYPDSVVGTDSHTTMIDGLGVAGWGVGGIEAEAAMLGQPMSMVLPGVVGFKMSGKLPDGVTATDLVLTVTQMLRKHGVVGKFVEFYGQGMSQLSLADRATIANMSPEYGATMGFFPVDKVTLEYLKLTGRSDETVSMIEQYLRANNMFVDYNEPQLERVYSSYLELDLSEVVPCISGPKRPHDRVALKEMKADWHGCLDNKIGFKGFAIPKEDQSKVAKFSFKGQPAELKHGSVVIAAITSCTNTSNPSVMLGAALVAKKACELGLKVKPWVKTSLAPGSGVVTKYLDKSGLQTYLDQQGFHHVGYGCTTCIGNSGDLNESVSAAITENDIVAAAVLSGNRNFEGRVHALTRANYLASPPLVVAYALAGTVDIDFEKEPIGTGKDGKSVYFRDIWPSNEEIAQVVQSSVLPDMFKSTYQAITKGNPMWNALEVPEGTLYQWDPKSTYIHDPPYFKNMSLDPPGPHGVKDAYCLLNFGDSITTDHISPAGSIQKDSPAAKYLMERGVDRKDFNSYGSRRGNDEIMARGTFANIRIVNKLLNGEVGPKTLHIPTGEKLYVFDAAMRYKEAGQDTIIIAGAEYGSGSSRDWAAKGPMLQGVKAVIAKSFERIHRSNLVGMGVIPLCFKAGEDAETLGLTGHERYTIDLPSTVSELRPGQDVTVTTDSGKSFTCTVRFDTEVELAYFDHGGILPYVIRQLMKQ, from the exons ATGATAGTATctaaatcatcatcatcatcaacatccccTCTACTAAGAGCGGCACGACACCGTTTCGTCTCAACACTTTCTTCTCCTTCCATTACATCTCAACCGTCTATCAAATCTTCGTCTATCTCCGCCGTCAGATCTAATAATCCGGTTACCGGTCGCCGTAACTTGAGTTATTCTTCGGCTTTACGATCTACACGGTGTTCTTTTCCCCGGTGGAGTCACGGTGTTGACTGGCGATCTCCGGTTGCTCTTCGTTCTCAGTTAACCGCGTCTTCTCCTTCGCTCGTCGAACGATTTCAACGCAAGATCGCTACTATGG CTTCTGAGAATCCTTTCAAGGGAATCTATACCAGTCTACCCAAGCCTGGTGGCGGTGAATTCGGAAAGTACTACAGTCTAACTGCTCTTAATGATCCCAGGATCG ACAAGCTGCCTTACTCTATTCGGATCTTGCTGGAGTCTGCTATTCGTAATTGTGATGGCTTCCAAGTCACAAAGGATGATGTTGAAAAAATCATTGACTGGGAGAACTCTGCACCAAAACTTGTTGAAATTCCCTTTAAGCCTGCCCGTGTTCTTTTACAG GATTTCACTGGAGTACCGGCTGTGGTTGATCTGGCTGCAATGAGGGATGCCATGAATAATCTTAAGAACGATGCTAACAAGATTAATCCATTGGTTCCTGTGGACCTTGTCATTGACCACTCTGTACAAGTAGATGTTGCTGGAACTCCGAATGCAGTTCAAGCAAACATGGACCTTGAGTTTCAGAGGAATAAAGAGAGATTTGGCTTCCTTAAATGGGGGTCAACTGCTTTCCGTAACATGCTTGTTGTTCCTCCTGGTTCTGGTATTGTCCACCAG GTAAATCTTGAGTATCTTGGACGGGTAGTCTTCAACACTGATGGACTTCTGTATCCTGACAGTGTTGTTGGTACCGATTCTCACACAACCATGATTGATGGTCTTGGAGTTGCTGGCTGGGGAGTCGGTGGAATTGAGGCTGAGGCAGCAATGCTTGGACAG CCCATGAGCATGGTTTTACCTGGTGTTGTTGGATTCAAGATGAGTGGGAAATTGCCTGATGGCGTGACAGCAACAGACTTGGTCCTGACAGTGACACAGATGCTGAGGAAACATGGGGTTGTTGGCAAGTTTGTGGAGTTTTACG GTCAGGGTATGAGTCAGCTCTCACTTGCTGATAGGGCCACAATTGCAAATATGTCACCTGAATATGGAGCAACCATGGGTTTCTTCCCTGTCGATAAGGTTACCTTGGAGTACCTTAAATTGACTGGGAGAAGTGACGAGACT GTATCAATGATTGAGCAATACCTGCGAGCGAACAACATGTTTGTTGACTACAATGAG CCTCAACTAGAACGAGTGTATTCTTCCTATCTAGAGTTGGACTTATCAGAGGTTGTACCATGTATATCAGGACCCAAACG GCCACATGACCGTGTCGCTTTGAAGGAAATGAAGGCAGACTGGCATGGATGTCTTGACAATAAAATTGGTTTTAAG GGTTTTGCCATTCCAAAAGAAGATCAGAGCAAGGTTGCTAAGTTTTCATTCAAGGGGCAGCCTGCTGAATTGAAGCATGGAAGTGTTGTCATAGCTGCGATTACTAGTTGCACTAACACATCGAACCCTAGTGTCATGTTGGGTGCTGCTTTGGTTGCCAAGAAAGCATGCGAGTTGGGCTTGAAG GTCAAACCCTGGGTGAAAACCAGCCTGGCTCCTGGTTCTGGAGTTGTCACAAAATACCTGGATAAGAG TGGCCTGCAGACGTACTTGGATCAACAGGGATTCCACCATGTTGGTTATGGCTGCACGACATGCATTGGAAACTCTGGTGATCTCAATGAATCAGTATCTGCTGCTATTACAGAAAATG ACATAGTTGCTGCAGCCGTGCTCTCTGGTAACCGTAATTTTGAAGGGCGTGTTCACGCACTGACACGAGCCAACTATCTTGCGTCCCCTCCGTTAGTTGTTGCCTACGCACTTGCTGGAACT GTTGACATCGACTTTGAGAAGGAGCCTATTGGCACAGGAAAGGATGGCAAGAGTGTGTACTTTAGAGATATCTGGCCTAGTAATGAAGAGATAGCTCAG GTTGTTCAATCGAGTGTATTACCGGACATGTTCAAGAGTACATACCAAGCTATCACCAAGGGTAACCCCATGTGGAACGCCCTTGAAGTTCCTGAAGGCACTCTTTACCAATGGGATCCAAAGTCAACCTATATTCACGATCCTCCATATTTCAAGAACATGAGCTTGGACCCACCTGGTCCTCATGGAGTCAAGGATGCCTACTGTCTTCTCAACTTTGGCGACAGTATCACCACTGACCACATCTCTCCCGCTGGAAGCATCCAAAAGGATAGTCCTGCTGCCAAATATCTCATGGAACGTGGAGTTGATCGCAAAGATTTCAACTCATATGGTAGCCGCAGGGGTAATGATGAGATCATGGCTAGGGGTACCTTTGCCAATATCCGTATCGTCAACAAGCTATTGAACGGAGAAGTTGGACCAAAAACTCTTCACATTCCCACCGGGGAGAAGCTTTATGTGTTCGATGCGGCTATG AGATACAAGGAGGCTGGGCAAGACACGATTATTATTGCCGGGGCAGAGTATGGAAGTGGAAGCTCTCGTGATTGGGCTGCCAAGGGCCCAATGTTGCAG GGAGTAAAAGCCGTGATAGCAAAAAGCTTTGAGAGAATCCACCGGAGCAACCTCGTTGGTATGGGTGTCATTCCTCTTTGTTTCAAGGCTGGTGAGGATGCCGAAACACTTGGCTTGACTGGTCACGAGCGATACACCATCGATCTTCCTTCAACAGTAAGCGAGCTCAGACCTGGTCAAGATGTCACTGTCACAACCGACTCTGGAAAATCCTTCACCTGTACTGTGCGCTTTGACACCGAG GTGGAACTTGCATACTTCGATCATGGTGGTATTCTTCCATACGTCATTCGCCAGCTTATGAAGCAGTAA